The Herminiimonas arsenitoxidans sequence CGTATTTATCAAACGGTATTTGACAGCGTCATGGGCCAACGCCTGAAGCCCGGCACCAAGTTGCCGGAAGCAGCGCTATGCGAATTGTTCAATGTCGGCCGGACGACAATTCAAAAAGCACTGCAAAAGCTGGCTCATGATCATATCGTCGAACTGCGTCCGAATCGTGGGGCGGTGGTGGCGATGCCGACCAAGGAAGAAACGCGACAGATTTTTGAAGCACGTCGCGCGCTGGAAACAGCGATGCTTCCGCTCGCTGTAAAAAATGCGACCAAAGCAGACATCGCCAAATTACGCGGCATGCTGGATGAAGAGCACAAGGTCATGCACACTTATAAGCAGGTGGATTGGGCGCGACTGGCATCCAACTTTCATTTGCGTGTTGCCGAGCTGTCGCACAACCCTTTGTTGCAACGTTATTTGAGTGAATTAGTGTCGCGTTGCTCGCTGATCGTTGCCTTGCACGAGCCGGGCGGTCACGCATCTTGCGAACATGACGAACATACATTGATCGTTGAATGTATAGAGCGTGGTGATGTCGAGGGTGCGACGCAAGCGATGCAGGCGCATCTCTCGGTGCTGGAAGAACGTATAGAACTGATGAATGAGAAATCAGAAAACAGTTTGGCGCGCATGCTGGGGATGAACTAAGACGGGATTTCGTCTTGGTTCATTTTTTCTCTGTGGTGCCGTGGGACTCTGCGGCCATCTTTTTCTGTGTCGCTCTCACCAGGGTTTGTACTGCGTTGAGCAAATCACCTTTAGTCGTCGCATCCTCTATAACAATTCCGTAACGTTCAGCTTCATGCTTGTGTTGCTGATCGGCGGCCTCATCCTGGTCTTCCCGGACCGTCATCGATAGTCTGATCGCATATTCCAGATTTGTTAAGCGCTCAACTAAATCAGCATGACTAGTCTCATTAACATTTTTCAAGATGTGCTCTTTTCATAGAAATAACTGGCGCACGATTTTACCAATGCCGCCATCGAGCGGGGATCGTGATTTTGAGTGATGGCATCTTGTAATTAGGAACTAAAACTACGGGAAGTGTTCTTACTCAAACGGGTGACGCCATCATTGTATGTATTTCTGGCAACTTAAAGCGAGAGTGCATCAGCAAGCGCATAGTTTCCGGTTTGTCATCTAAGGCAGCTTGTGTAAGCGGCCTGGACGGATGGGTTGTGCAGGAGTAATTTGATTTCCCTTGAAGTGTGAAGTGTCTGAATTGCATAAGAAAGAGGTAACCCATGTTACTCACATCTTTTCGTTTATTCTCAGCGCTACTGATTTCCTTACTCTTCGCGACTCCCGTCACTGCCTCGGCGCAGGATGTGGTGCTCGGCGCATCGGTACAGCTGACTGGACCGGTAGCCAATACCGGGCGTTATTACCGCGATGCCTACCAACTCGCGATCGACAAAATCAATGCAGCAGGCGGCGTCAAAATCGCCGGTCAGCAACATAAGCTAGCGCTGAAGCTGTATGACAACCAGTCCGACGTCAATCTCAGTGTGCGCCAGTACACGCAATTGATCACACAGGACAAAGTCAATCTTCTACTCGGACCATTCGCTAGTAATTTCGCACTGGCGGATTCTGCCGTGTCGGAAAAATATAAAGTGCCTATGGTGCAGGGCGGTGGTGCTTCCGACCAGATCTTTACGCGGCAATTCAAATACATATTCGGCACACTGGCACCCGCCAGTAATTACTTCGGCAGCACGATAGACATGTTGAGAGCGCTGAAGCCAGTGCCGAAAACGGTCGCACTGCTGTATGCCGATGATGCTTTCGATGTATCGGTGGCGGAAGGTACGCGGCCGAAATTGAAACAAGCCGGCTTTAATATCGTGATGGATGAGCGTTACAGCACGAACGCCACGGATTTCAATTCACTGTTGTCACAAATTAAAAGCAAAAATGTTGAAGTTGTGTTGGTTGCCGGACACGAAACTGAAATTTTGAATTTCGTGCGACAAGCCAAGAGCTTGGCTGTGGCACCGAAAATCTATTCATTTACAGTCGGCGTACCTAGTGAAGATTTCCGCAAGGCACTTGGCGCGGATGCTGATTACGCATTCGGCATGACGGCATGGTTGCCATCGGCATCGCTTAAAGATCGCTGGTTTGGTGATGCTGAAAAATTCGCGAAAGAGTACAAGGCCAAATATGGCTACGACCCTGATTACCATGCAGCGTCTGGTGTCGCTGATGTAGAAGCACTGGTACAGGCGATGGAAGATGCCAACAGCATGGATCCGCAAAAAGTGCGCGATGCACTCGCGAAGGTGAAATTCGATAGCCTGTATGGCCCGATTGCTTTCAATCAAAATGGACAGATAGATTTGCCACAGGTCGTCATTCAAGTACAGGGCAATGAGCTGGTCGAAGTTTACAACGCGAAAGGTTTCGTCAAGCAACCGAAATATCCGATGCCGGCCTGGAATGCACGTAAGTAAGGGCGGCCTGCCATGGACCTGCTCGCGCAAATCCTCGTCAACGGGGTACTGTTAGGCGGACTGTATGCGGTGATGGCGCTGGGTCTGGCGCTGGTGTGGGGTGTGCTGAATATCGTTAATTTGGCACACGGCGCCTTCATCATGCTGGGCGCTTACGCTTCCTGGTATCTCTACACTTATCTGCACATTGATCCCTTCATCGGCTTGCCGCTCACGGCACTGATCATGTTCGGGTTCGGCTATGTGTTGCAGCGTGGACTATTAAATCTGGTCATACGCGCGCCGATGTTCAACACCTTGCTGATCACCTTCGGGCTGGAAGTCGTATTGACCTATCTGGCGCAAATCATGTTCTCGGCAGATTTCCGCACTATCAATCCCAGCTATGCCGGTAACAGTCTGCAATGGGGACCGGTGGTGGTGCCGGTAGTGCGTCTGGCCGCTTTTGGCGCAGCGATTATCTTGACGGTGGGCATGTGGCTGTTCTTGCTGCATACGCGGCTCGGACTGGCTATACGTGCCACTGCGCAAAATCTTCTTGCGGCGCGCCTGTACGGTGTGGAGCCACGTCATCTGTATGCCACCACGTTTGCACTCGGTCTTGCTCTGGCCGGTGCTGCCGGCGGACTGTATGGCACCGTGTCGCAGATCAATCCATACATCGGTGCCACGCTGACGGCCAAATCATTTGCGATTGCGATTATCGGTGGCCTCGACAATCCGCTAGGGGTGTTGGTGGGTGGTTTGTTTTTGGGGATAGTGGAATCGCTGACTGCGCTTTACATCGGCCCTA is a genomic window containing:
- a CDS encoding amino acid ABC transporter substrate-binding protein, whose translation is MLLTSFRLFSALLISLLFATPVTASAQDVVLGASVQLTGPVANTGRYYRDAYQLAIDKINAAGGVKIAGQQHKLALKLYDNQSDVNLSVRQYTQLITQDKVNLLLGPFASNFALADSAVSEKYKVPMVQGGGASDQIFTRQFKYIFGTLAPASNYFGSTIDMLRALKPVPKTVALLYADDAFDVSVAEGTRPKLKQAGFNIVMDERYSTNATDFNSLLSQIKSKNVEVVLVAGHETEILNFVRQAKSLAVAPKIYSFTVGVPSEDFRKALGADADYAFGMTAWLPSASLKDRWFGDAEKFAKEYKAKYGYDPDYHAASGVADVEALVQAMEDANSMDPQKVRDALAKVKFDSLYGPIAFNQNGQIDLPQVVIQVQGNELVEVYNAKGFVKQPKYPMPAWNARK
- a CDS encoding branched-chain amino acid ABC transporter permease, encoding MDLLAQILVNGVLLGGLYAVMALGLALVWGVLNIVNLAHGAFIMLGAYASWYLYTYLHIDPFIGLPLTALIMFGFGYVLQRGLLNLVIRAPMFNTLLITFGLEVVLTYLAQIMFSADFRTINPSYAGNSLQWGPVVVPVVRLAAFGAAIILTVGMWLFLLHTRLGLAIRATAQNLLAARLYGVEPRHLYATTFALGLALAGAAGGLYGTVSQINPYIGATLTAKSFAIAIIGGLDNPLGVLVGGLFLGIVESLTALYIGPTYSDVASFGILVLVLILRPSGLLGRAA
- a CDS encoding GntR family transcriptional regulator codes for the protein MAKSPAPIQGIVAEADRTDSGDALVLRIYQTVFDSVMGQRLKPGTKLPEAALCELFNVGRTTIQKALQKLAHDHIVELRPNRGAVVAMPTKEETRQIFEARRALETAMLPLAVKNATKADIAKLRGMLDEEHKVMHTYKQVDWARLASNFHLRVAELSHNPLLQRYLSELVSRCSLIVALHEPGGHASCEHDEHTLIVECIERGDVEGATQAMQAHLSVLEERIELMNEKSENSLARMLGMN